TTACCCCCAAGGGTGATGTGATTGAATTGCCAGCAGGTTCAATCACTCTAGACTTCGCCTTTCGTATTCATACAGAAATCGGGAACCAGTGTATCGGTGCAAAGGTGAATGGAAAGCTGGTTCCGTTAGACTATAAGCTAAAAACAGGGGACATTATTGAGATTCTCACCTCGAAACACAGCTATGGTCCTAGCCGCGACTGGCTTAAAATTGTGAAGTCTTCCCATGCGCGCACGAAGATCCGCAATTGGTTTAAGAAGCAACAACGAGAAGAGAGTGTTGCCAAAGGAAAAGAAATGATTGAAGCGTTATTGAAAAAACATGACTTTCACCCTAGTGAAGTGATCACTTCTGAACGCCTGAAGGTCGTGGCCGATAAATTTAACTTCTCAGATGAGACGGATATGTACGCAGCGGTTGGTTATGGTGGAATTACGACGGCACAAGTCGTAACTCGCCTCACCCAAGGACTTACACCGGAAGAGAAGAAAGAGACGATCACCCTTCCCGATATGAAGGCGATGCCAGAACGACGCCGCGTTTCACACGGTGTGCAAGTAATCGGGGTAAGCAACCTCTTGGTGCGTCTTTCTCGTTGTTGTAATCCTGTTCCAGGTGATGATATTGCCGGCTTTGTGACCCAAGGTCGGGGCGTTTCCGTACATCGTGCTGATTGTCCAAACCTGAGTTCAGTTGAAGAGGAACGCCTTATCCCTGTGCAATGGGAAGGTGGCGGCGTGAGCAAGGCTTACAACGTGGATATTGAAGTGAGTGGGCTCGATCGTACGGGTCTTCTTAACGATCTATTGCAAGCGATCTCGGAGAAGAATGTAACGTTGACTGCAGTAAGTGGAAAAGCGGATCGACGAGGAATGGCTCGTGTCCATCTTTCGATTACGATTGAAAATATTAAGCATCTGCAAGCTGTTGTGGAACGAATTAAAAAAGTAAAAGATATATATAGCGTTCGACGATTGATGCAGTAGAAAGGGTAGCTATGCGCGTATTATTACAAAGAGTAACTGAAGCAAAGGTAACAGTGCAAAACGAGACTGTAGGGAGCATTCAACAGGGGTTACTGCTCTTGATCGGTGTGACCCATGGCGATGAAGCGCAGGATGTGGAGTATTTAGCGGATAAAGTAGTACATCTACGTATCTTTACAGATGAAGAAGGAAAGATGAATCGCTCACTGCTTGATATTGGGGGCGCTGCTCTCTGTGTCTCACAATTTACCTTGTACGGAGACTGCCTTAAGGGTAGACGACCCAACTTTATGGAAGCGGCCTCCCCACAGGAAGCGGAAGTGCTGTATGAACAATTTAATGAGCGCTTGCGTTCCTTTGGTGTACACGTGGAGAATGGACAGTTTGGACAGATGATGGAAGTCTCCCTAACTAACGACGGTCCAGTTACATTGATGTTAGAAAGTCATCGTGGACAGCGGGGATAACGGGAGAATAGAGTAGGTGTTTCGCTACATTATATAAATGAAGACCACCGATGTGCTATAATAGCCAACGAATAGGTATACTTGGTTTAAATATGAAGGAGGAAGACGATTCCGATGACACCACGCCAGTCGATTGACGATCTAGCAGTAAATACGATTCGTATGCTTTCTATCGATGCGATTGAAGAGGCTAACTCTGGCCACCCTGGACTTCCGATGGGGGCGGCTCCAATGGCCTATGTCTTATGGTCCCGCTTTCTTAAACATAATCCAGCTAATCCCGAATGGTTTGATCGCGACCGCTTTGTCTTGTCTGCTGGCCATGGCTCCATGCTGCTTTACAGCTTGCTCCACTTGAGTGGGTATGATTTATCCTTAGAGGAAGTAAAAGCTTTCCGCAAGTGGGGTAGTCGCACTCCAGGTCACCCCGAATTTGGTCATACTCCTGGTGTGGAAGCGACCACGGGCCCCCTTGGACAAGGGCTTTCCAATGCAGTAGGGATGGCGATGGCAGAAGAACATCTGGCTGCTCTTTATAATAAGAATGAGTTCAAAGTAGTTGACCATTATACGTATACATTGTGTAGTGATGGTGACCTGATGGAAGGCGTCGTAGCTGAAGCAGCGTCGTTAGCAGGGCATCAGAAGCTAGGTAAGTTGATTGCACTGTACGATTCTAATGATATCTCCTTGGATGGAGAAACCTCACATGCCTTTACAGAAGAGGTGCGACAGCGCTTTGAAGCATATGGATGGCAAGTATTGCGGGTGGAAGATGGAAACGATCTAGACGCGATCGAGGCAGCTATTCGTGAAGGACAAGCTGATACCCAGCGTCCTACTATGATCGAAGTTCGTACCGTAATCGGATACGGTAGTCCTAATAAGGCGGGAACGAGCAAAGTACATGGTGCTCCACTTGGAAAAGATGAAGTTGAAGAAGTGAAAAAAGAGTACGGCTGGGCTGCGAGTGAGCCTTTTACCGTTCCCCATGAAGTATCTGTCCATTTCGCAGAGTTGAAAGAGAAGGGATCGCAGACGGAGATCAAGTGGCAAAATATGATGGCCCGTTATCGTGAAGCATATCCTGAATTGGCACGGCAGTTAGAACAATCGTTGCAGGGAAAGCTTCCTGAGGGATGGGACAAGGAGCTCCCAACGTTTACCTCGTCGGATAAAGCGGTAGCTACACGCTCTGTTTCCGGTGAGGTGCTCAATGCATTGGCTAAGACAGTTCCAACATTATTTGGAGGATCGGCTGATCTGGCCTCATCCAATAAAACAACCATGAAAGATGCTGGTATCTTTCAAGCAGAAGATCGCAGTGGTCGTAACATCTGGTTTGGTGTGCGTGAACATGGTATGGGAGCCGCCCTTAATGGAATGATGTATCATGGGGGATTGCGGGCTTTTGGAGCTACTTTCTTGGTTTTCTCTGATTATCTACGACCGGCGATTCGTCTGGCGGCATTATCTCAGCTCCCTGTGCTCTATGTATTTACCCATGACAGCATTGCTGTTGGTGAAGATGGGCCGACGCATGAACCCGTAGAGCAAATTCCATCTATGCGCCTGATCCCGGGGTTGTATACGTTCCGTCCAGCGGATGGTAATGAGACAGTGGCTGCTTATCGCTTTGCTCTGGAACAGACAAAAGCCCCAGTTGCGCTGGCACTCAGTCGTCAAAACTTGCCTATTTTGGAAGGATCTCAAGAGAAGGCGCAAGAAGGAACGAAAAAAGGTGCCTATATTCTTTCCGAAGCGAAAAACGGGGATCCTGAAGGAATTATTCTTGCTTCAGGTTCTGAGACGAGCTTAGCGATGGAGGCACAACAGCAGTTAGCTGACGAAGAGATTTATGTGCGTGTGGTTAGTGTACCTTGTCGCGAGTTGTTTGCTCAACAAACACCATCATATCAAGAAAAAGTATTGCCAAAAGCGATCCAGGCACGTGTTGCTGTGGAGGCGGCTCATTCGATGGGATGGGAGAAATACGTGGGTGATCACGGTACCGTCATTGGGATGGATGGTTTTGGAGCCTCTGCTGCAGGTGAATTGGTAATGGAGAAGTTTGGCTTTACTGTGGACAACGTGACAGAAAAAATGAAGAAAACGTTAAAGAAGTAAGTGTAAATATACAATAAAACCGCCCCCCTCACGCTATTAGAGGGGGGCGGTTTTTTAGCGGTGAAGATGATGTCGGTGGTATCTTCCGTCAGCCTCTTACGTTTTTATAGGTTACAACGACAAGTTGTAAAGCTCTCCAAACTTGCTTTTTAGATAGCGAATATAGGGGTCGATCATCAAGGAACTACCTGTTGCTTTTTGCAGAATTTCATCTGCACTAAATTTACGGCCATGCTGGTAGATGTTTTCCTGTAGCCAGTTGTGTAGGACAGTGAAGTTACCTTGAGAAATTTGTTGTGGGATATCAGGATGGCTACTTAGAGCTGCATCATAAAATTGCGCACTCATGATATTCCCAAGAGTGTAGCCTTGGAACGACCCACCGATGGTATCCATATACCAGTGGATATCTTGTAGGACGCCATCCCGATCATCGGGCGCCTGGATTCCTAGGTCGGACTTGTAACGAGCATGCCAAGCCTCCGGTAGGTCGCGTACGGCCAGCTTTCCTTCGAGCATGGCAAGCTCTAAGTCGAAGCGAATGATCACATGCAAGTTATAGGTAACCTCATCTGCATCGGTACGGATGAGCGATCGCTGTACGCGGTTGATGGCGCGATAAAACGTGGTAAGTGATACATTGTTTAATTGCTCTGGGAACGCTTTTTGTAATTGCGGGTAATAAAACTCCCAAAAAGGTAAGCTGCGTCCGACTAGATTTTCCCACAGACGTGATTGGCTTTCGTGCACTCCGGACGAGGTACCACTTGCCAGCGGTGTCCCTTCCAAACTACTATCGACACCCAGCTCATAGAGAGCATGTCCGGCTTCATGAATGGTACTAAAGAGCGAATCACTCAAATCATTTTCCTGATAACGGGTGGTGATTCGAACGTCATCTATAGAGAAGTTGGTCATGAAGGGATGGTGAGTGGTATCTAAACGTCCGCGCTCAAAGTCATAGCCCAATTTACCTACAATATCTTTGCAAACGGCTTCTTGATCTTGGATGGCGAAAGGTTGGTGGATACAAGCGGGATCAAAATCAGCTTGTTCCGTAATCGCTTGTACGAGGGGAACCAACTCTTTGCGTAACTGAGCGAAGACATTTCGAATTTCGGCTGTTTTCATTCCAGGGTCGACTTCAGCGATCAGCGGATCGGCAATATGTTCATAGGGATGAAAAGAAGCGAGTTCGCGACTGTACTCTAACGTTTTTTCCAGATAGGGCAACACAGCGGCGAAATCATTTTCGGGGCGAGCTTTTGTCCATACTTGATATGTTTCAGAGCTGTGGTTGTATAGCTTAGATACGAAGGAAGATGGAACGCGTAGAGCTTTTTCATACTGTTTACGGGCTAAACGGATCAAACTTGCTTCTGTACTCTCGTACGGCATGCTATCTTCGTATGTGGCGAGTGATTCTAGTAGGTTACCGATAGCGGGAGAAGTAAATTTCTCATGTGCTAGTTTTCCAATAGTAGCTAGCTGTCGACCACGAGCGGCTGCCCCCTTGACAGGCATATAGGTGGATTGATCCCAACTTAATACCCCTGCAGCATATTCTAAATCACTTACCTCTTGTAACAGTTTTTTAAGTTCTTGAAAATTCTTTTCCATTCTGCGCCTCCTGTCTATGTAATTGGTTCTCTTGTATCCTATGAGCGATGGTCTCTATTTATTCTATCTTTTTTATTTGCGAGAGTACACCCATTTTCGATTGCGATTGGCTTACATAACTGCTTTAGAGGGTGATTAGAAATTTTGTTCCTTTTACACTTGACATTTACGTATAGTTCCAGTATCATTTCTACACAATAATACCCAAAAACTTGATACGTACCGGTGATGGGAAAAGTACTCGGATGTTCAACACAGCAAGAGAGGAGATGCCATAGGCTGAAAGCATCTCTTGTGTATCTGACCTGAGGAAAGACACCCGGAGGTTCTGGAGCGAAAGCAAGTACGGAAGTAGTGAGTAGACCCAGACGGTGACCAGACGATACCTGGTTCCTGCAAGTGGAAGAGTAGATCGCTTACTTTTCAATCAAGGGTGGCACCGCGGGTGTTGGAAGTTCATCAACCAATCTCTCGTCCCTGACAACGACATAGATGTCAGGGGTGGGGGATTTTTTATTTTTATACGGGAGGGGTAATGATTATGCAGTTTAAAGTACCGCGTGGAACGCAGGATATCCTGCCGGGTGAAGTAGAGATGTGGCAGTGGATAGAAGATAATATTAGAAAGATATGCCGTCAGTACCACTATGCCGAAATTCGTACGCCTATGTTTGAAAGCACGGAGCTGTTTAAACGGGGTGTGGGTGAGACAACGGATATTGTGGAGAAGGAGATGTACACCTTTGAGGATCGTGGGGGGCGTAGCTTAACTTTGCGTCCAGAGGGAACGGCTCCCGTGGTACGGTCGTTTGTCGAACATAAGACCTACGGAGAGCCACAGCCGACGAAGTTGTATTATGTAGGACCCATGTATCGATATGAACGTCCACAGGCAGGCCGTCAGCGGCAATTTCATCAGTTTGGTGTAGAGTTGTTTGGCACCTATGAGCCAGAAAGTGATGCAGAAGTGATCACCTTAGGAATGGACTGGTTTGCCGCGGTTGGTCTAGAAGGAGTAACGGTAGAGATTAATAGCGTAGGTTGCACAACTTGCCGTCCCGTCCATCGCGCTAATTTAGTTGACTATTTTACTCCCTATCAAGAGCAGTTATGTGGAGATTGTCAATCCAGGCTTACTCGCAACCCATTAAGAATTCTCGACTGTAAAAAAGAATCTTGTCAAGCGATTATTAAGGATGCACCTAGTATTGTGGAGGCATGGTGTGAGGAGTGTACGACACACTTTTCACAAGTAAAAAAAGAATTGGAGCTAGTTAACGTTCCTTATCGCCATAACGACCGGCTTGTGCGGGGCTTAGATTATTATACACGTACGGCGTTCGAGTATATGTTGGAGAACCGGCAAGGAGGGGGACAAGCGTCTACGATTGGTGGCGGTGGTCGCTATAATGGCATGGTAAAAGAGATGGGTGGCCCTGAGATGTCCGGGATTGGTTTTGGGATTGGTATGGAACGAGTTTTGCTAGCGTTGAAAACTTCAGAAAAAGAATTTCCGCAGATGACAACATTAGATGCGTATGTAGTTGCCTTGGGTGAACAGGCACAAGAGGAGACCACTCGTATTCTACATGAACTGAGGAAAGCTGGTTTGGCGGTGGAGCGTGATTTGTTAAACCGGAAGTTAAAAGGGCAGATGAAGGCGGCTGACCGGGCGGGAGCGCGTTATGTTGTCATTATCGGTGATGAGGAAATAAAGAATCAACGAGTGCGAATAAAAGAGCTAGCAAGTGGTGAGCAAAGTGAGGTTGGATTAGAGGAACTGACTCACATATTAAAAGAAAAGCAGATCTAATAGGGGGAAAGAGCATGGAACAGCAGACAAGAACACATCATTGCGGAGAACTAGGAACCGCTTCGGTTGGTGAAAAGGTAAGGTTAACTGGCTGGGTACAGAAACGACGCGACTTGGGAGGGTTAATTTTTATCGATTTGCGCGATCGTTCTGGTCGGGTGCAGGTTGTTTGTCACCCCGAAGTATCAGCAGAGGCGGTGCAAGTGGCTGAGAAAGTACGACGCGAATTTGTGTTGGGTGTTGAAGGGACCGTGGTGGCACGGGCAGAAGATGCGGTTAATCCCAACATGGAGACAGGAAAAATAGAAATTGAGTGTAAGCAGATCGAGGTGATAAACGAAGCGAAAACCCCTCCGCTCGACATTGAAGATCATATTGATGTTGATGAAATGGTGCGCTTAAAATATCGGTATCTCGACTTGCGTCGTCCAGAGATGCAAAAAACATTGGTACTTCGTCATCGTGCTATGCAGATGATACGTTCCTACCTGGATGAAGGTGGATTTTTAGAAGTAGAAACCCCCATTTTGACTAAAAGTACACCCGAGGGTGCGCGCGACTATCTGGTTCCCAGTCGGGTGCAAGGAGGGAACTTCTTCGCTCTTCCACAATCACCACAGATGTTTAAACAGCTGTTGATGGTAGCAGGTTTAGAGAAGTACTTCCAGATTACACGTTGTTTCCGCGATGAGGATCTGCGTGCTGATCGGCAGCCAGAATTTACTCAAGTAGATATTGAAGCTTCTTTCCTTCCACAAGAATCGTTGCTGAAAATGATGGAAGAGATGATGATGAAGCTGTTTGAGGAAACGATTGGAGCACATGTGGAAGGGCCGTTTTTGCGCCTTACTCACCAGGAGGCGATGGATCGCTTTGGCACAGACAAACCAGATATGCGCTACGGGATGGAACTGCGAGATTTATCGGGATTAGTTCACAACAGTGGCTTCAAAGTGTTTGCCACTACAGTAGCAGGTGGGGGACAGGTAAAGGCGATCAATGTAAAAGGATGTGCTGATTGGAGCCGTAAGGTGGTAGATGGTTGGGGCAAAGTAGCTCAAGAGCTCGGTGCTAAAGGACTTGCCTGGCTAGCAGTGCGTGCAGAGGGGAATAAGGGACCTGTAGCCAAATTTCTCTCTGCCGAAGAGTGGACAAAAATGGCAAAGGTATTGGAAGCGGAAGTGGGCGATATGATACTGTTCGTAGCAGATAAGCCGACAGTGGTTGCACAAGTATTGGGAGAAATACGTACTCGCTTAGCTAAAGAACTGGACTTGATTCCACAAGGAAAATATAGCTTTCTGTGGGTAACTGATTTCCCATTGCTATCCTACGACGAGGAAGAAGGTCGTTATTTTGCAGAACATCATCCCTTCACCATGCCTGTTGCTGAAGATGTGGAGAAGTTGACGACAGATCCTGGGAGTGTGCGTGCACAGGCGTATGATCTCGTTCTTAATGGGTACGAAATCGGGGGCGGCAGTCAGCGTATCT
This sequence is a window from Mechercharimyces sp. CAU 1602. Protein-coding genes within it:
- the hisS gene encoding histidine--tRNA ligase, with protein sequence MQFKVPRGTQDILPGEVEMWQWIEDNIRKICRQYHYAEIRTPMFESTELFKRGVGETTDIVEKEMYTFEDRGGRSLTLRPEGTAPVVRSFVEHKTYGEPQPTKLYYVGPMYRYERPQAGRQRQFHQFGVELFGTYEPESDAEVITLGMDWFAAVGLEGVTVEINSVGCTTCRPVHRANLVDYFTPYQEQLCGDCQSRLTRNPLRILDCKKESCQAIIKDAPSIVEAWCEECTTHFSQVKKELELVNVPYRHNDRLVRGLDYYTRTAFEYMLENRQGGGQASTIGGGGRYNGMVKEMGGPEMSGIGFGIGMERVLLALKTSEKEFPQMTTLDAYVVALGEQAQEETTRILHELRKAGLAVERDLLNRKLKGQMKAADRAGARYVVIIGDEEIKNQRVRIKELASGEQSEVGLEELTHILKEKQI
- the tkt gene encoding transketolase — encoded protein: MTPRQSIDDLAVNTIRMLSIDAIEEANSGHPGLPMGAAPMAYVLWSRFLKHNPANPEWFDRDRFVLSAGHGSMLLYSLLHLSGYDLSLEEVKAFRKWGSRTPGHPEFGHTPGVEATTGPLGQGLSNAVGMAMAEEHLAALYNKNEFKVVDHYTYTLCSDGDLMEGVVAEAASLAGHQKLGKLIALYDSNDISLDGETSHAFTEEVRQRFEAYGWQVLRVEDGNDLDAIEAAIREGQADTQRPTMIEVRTVIGYGSPNKAGTSKVHGAPLGKDEVEEVKKEYGWAASEPFTVPHEVSVHFAELKEKGSQTEIKWQNMMARYREAYPELARQLEQSLQGKLPEGWDKELPTFTSSDKAVATRSVSGEVLNALAKTVPTLFGGSADLASSNKTTMKDAGIFQAEDRSGRNIWFGVREHGMGAALNGMMYHGGLRAFGATFLVFSDYLRPAIRLAALSQLPVLYVFTHDSIAVGEDGPTHEPVEQIPSMRLIPGLYTFRPADGNETVAAYRFALEQTKAPVALALSRQNLPILEGSQEKAQEGTKKGAYILSEAKNGDPEGIILASGSETSLAMEAQQQLADEEIYVRVVSVPCRELFAQQTPSYQEKVLPKAIQARVAVEAAHSMGWEKYVGDHGTVIGMDGFGASAAGELVMEKFGFTVDNVTEKMKKTLKK
- the dtd gene encoding D-aminoacyl-tRNA deacylase, which codes for MRVLLQRVTEAKVTVQNETVGSIQQGLLLLIGVTHGDEAQDVEYLADKVVHLRIFTDEEGKMNRSLLDIGGAALCVSQFTLYGDCLKGRRPNFMEAASPQEAEVLYEQFNERLRSFGVHVENGQFGQMMEVSLTNDGPVTLMLESHRGQRG
- a CDS encoding carboxypeptidase M32; its protein translation is MEKNFQELKKLLQEVSDLEYAAGVLSWDQSTYMPVKGAAARGRQLATIGKLAHEKFTSPAIGNLLESLATYEDSMPYESTEASLIRLARKQYEKALRVPSSFVSKLYNHSSETYQVWTKARPENDFAAVLPYLEKTLEYSRELASFHPYEHIADPLIAEVDPGMKTAEIRNVFAQLRKELVPLVQAITEQADFDPACIHQPFAIQDQEAVCKDIVGKLGYDFERGRLDTTHHPFMTNFSIDDVRITTRYQENDLSDSLFSTIHEAGHALYELGVDSSLEGTPLASGTSSGVHESQSRLWENLVGRSLPFWEFYYPQLQKAFPEQLNNVSLTTFYRAINRVQRSLIRTDADEVTYNLHVIIRFDLELAMLEGKLAVRDLPEAWHARYKSDLGIQAPDDRDGVLQDIHWYMDTIGGSFQGYTLGNIMSAQFYDAALSSHPDIPQQISQGNFTVLHNWLQENIYQHGRKFSADEILQKATGSSLMIDPYIRYLKSKFGELYNLSL
- the aspS gene encoding aspartate--tRNA ligase, translating into MEQQTRTHHCGELGTASVGEKVRLTGWVQKRRDLGGLIFIDLRDRSGRVQVVCHPEVSAEAVQVAEKVRREFVLGVEGTVVARAEDAVNPNMETGKIEIECKQIEVINEAKTPPLDIEDHIDVDEMVRLKYRYLDLRRPEMQKTLVLRHRAMQMIRSYLDEGGFLEVETPILTKSTPEGARDYLVPSRVQGGNFFALPQSPQMFKQLLMVAGLEKYFQITRCFRDEDLRADRQPEFTQVDIEASFLPQESLLKMMEEMMMKLFEETIGAHVEGPFLRLTHQEAMDRFGTDKPDMRYGMELRDLSGLVHNSGFKVFATTVAGGGQVKAINVKGCADWSRKVVDGWGKVAQELGAKGLAWLAVRAEGNKGPVAKFLSAEEWTKMAKVLEAEVGDMILFVADKPTVVAQVLGEIRTRLAKELDLIPQGKYSFLWVTDFPLLSYDEEEGRYFAEHHPFTMPVAEDVEKLTTDPGSVRAQAYDLVLNGYEIGGGSQRIYRREVQEAMFTALGFTMEEAYEQFGFFLEAFEYGAPPHGGIALGFDRIVMLLAGRDNLRDCIAFPKTNQARCLLTHAPTPVDESQLNALAISLVKSEVEA